One Kineococcus aurantiacus genomic window carries:
- the gyrA gene encoding DNA gyrase subunit A: protein MSESTTEPPAGDRVEQVDLQAEMQRSYLDYAMSVIVSRALPDVRDGLKPVHRRVLYAMYDGGYRPDRGYSKCARVVGDVMGHYHPHGDSSIYDALVRLAQDWSLRYPLVDGQGNFGSPGNDPAAAPRYTECRMAPLAMEMVRDIDEETVDFSPNYDGHTTEPDVLPSRFPNLLVNGSAGIAVGMATNIPPHNLREVADGVKWLLDNPSASDDEQLTAMLQRIKGPDFPTGAHILGQRGIVDAYRTGRGSITMRAVVTVEEIQNRTCLVVSELPYQVNPDNLAENIANLVRDGRLTGIADVQDHTSGKTGQRLVIVLRRDAVAKVVLNNLYKHTQLQTNFGANMLALVDGVPRTLPIHAFLKHWITHQLDVVVRRTRFRLRKAEAEAHILRGLLKALDVLDEVIALIRASATVESAREGLMELLDIDEEQARAILDMQLRRLAALERQRLTDRYDTLMAMIEDFNAILASPERQRQIVGEELAELVERYGDERQTQILPFEGDMTAEDLIPVEDVVVTVTRGGYAKRTRTDLYRAQRRGGRGVRGASLREDDVVEHFFTTTTHHWLLFFTNLGRVYRAKGYELPEGGRDGRGQHVANLLAFQPGERIVAVLDIEDYEQAPYLVLATRGGIVKKTRLAEYDSNRSGGLIAINLRSRPGADGTEEVDDELFAATLVSEDEDLFLVSRKGMSVRFEATDENLRPMGRATSGVTGMKFRGDDELLAMAVARDDLYVFVVTELGYAKRTAIAEYRKQGRGGLGIKVAKLTEERGDLVGALTVADDDEVLVVMQAGRVVRSRVDEVPAKGRDTMGVTFAKPEKSDRILAVARNAERVIDEEVEAEEASEATTAGADDPLADVAGGGDDQAAAEGADEAPIGGVPVQNLGDDPVVGAGDGVPSSEAPTGEPDSGGDE from the coding sequence GTGAGCGAGAGCACCACCGAACCCCCCGCCGGCGACCGCGTCGAGCAGGTCGACCTGCAGGCCGAGATGCAGCGTTCGTACCTCGACTACGCGATGAGCGTCATCGTGTCGCGGGCGCTGCCCGACGTGCGGGACGGTCTCAAGCCCGTCCACCGCCGGGTGCTGTACGCGATGTACGACGGCGGGTACCGCCCCGACCGCGGGTACTCCAAGTGCGCCCGCGTCGTGGGTGACGTCATGGGTCACTACCACCCGCACGGCGACTCCTCGATCTACGACGCCCTCGTCCGCCTCGCGCAGGACTGGTCGCTGCGCTACCCGCTGGTCGACGGCCAGGGCAACTTCGGCTCGCCCGGCAACGACCCGGCCGCGGCCCCCCGGTACACCGAGTGCCGGATGGCGCCGCTGGCCATGGAGATGGTCCGGGACATCGACGAGGAGACCGTCGACTTCTCCCCGAACTACGACGGGCACACCACCGAGCCCGACGTGCTGCCCAGCCGGTTCCCGAACCTGCTGGTCAACGGCTCGGCCGGCATCGCCGTCGGCATGGCGACGAACATCCCCCCGCACAACCTGCGGGAGGTCGCCGACGGCGTGAAGTGGCTGCTGGACAACCCCTCCGCCTCCGACGACGAGCAGCTCACCGCGATGCTGCAGCGCATCAAGGGCCCGGACTTCCCGACCGGTGCGCACATCCTGGGCCAGCGCGGCATCGTCGACGCCTACCGCACCGGCCGCGGGTCCATCACGATGCGGGCCGTCGTCACCGTCGAGGAGATCCAGAACCGGACCTGCCTCGTCGTCAGCGAGCTGCCGTACCAGGTCAACCCGGACAACCTCGCCGAGAACATCGCGAACCTCGTCCGCGACGGCCGGCTCACCGGCATCGCCGACGTCCAGGACCACACCTCCGGCAAGACCGGTCAGCGGCTGGTCATCGTGCTGCGCCGCGACGCCGTCGCGAAGGTCGTGCTGAACAACCTCTACAAGCACACCCAGCTGCAGACGAACTTCGGCGCGAACATGCTGGCGCTGGTCGACGGGGTGCCGCGCACGCTGCCGATCCATGCCTTCCTCAAGCACTGGATCACCCACCAGCTCGACGTCGTCGTCCGGCGCACCCGGTTCCGGCTGCGCAAGGCCGAGGCCGAGGCGCACATCCTGCGCGGTCTGCTCAAGGCGCTCGACGTCCTCGACGAGGTCATCGCCCTCATCCGGGCCAGCGCGACGGTCGAGTCCGCCCGCGAGGGCCTCATGGAGCTGCTGGACATCGACGAGGAGCAGGCGCGCGCCATCCTCGACATGCAGCTGCGCCGCCTGGCCGCCCTGGAACGGCAGCGGCTCACCGACCGCTACGACACGCTCATGGCGATGATCGAGGACTTCAACGCGATCCTGGCCAGCCCCGAGCGGCAGCGGCAGATCGTCGGGGAGGAGCTCGCCGAGCTCGTCGAGCGGTACGGCGACGAGCGCCAGACGCAGATCCTGCCCTTCGAGGGCGACATGACCGCCGAGGACCTCATCCCCGTCGAGGACGTCGTCGTCACCGTGACCCGCGGCGGCTACGCCAAGCGCACCCGCACCGACCTGTACCGGGCCCAGCGCCGCGGTGGCCGGGGGGTGCGGGGGGCCTCGCTGCGCGAGGACGACGTCGTGGAGCACTTCTTCACCACGACGACCCACCACTGGCTGCTGTTCTTCACCAACCTGGGCCGGGTCTACCGCGCCAAGGGCTACGAGCTGCCCGAGGGCGGCCGCGACGGCCGCGGCCAGCACGTCGCGAACCTGCTGGCCTTCCAGCCGGGGGAGCGGATCGTGGCCGTCCTCGACATCGAGGACTACGAGCAGGCGCCGTACCTGGTCCTCGCCACCCGCGGCGGCATCGTGAAGAAGACGCGGCTGGCCGAGTACGACTCCAACCGCTCCGGCGGGCTCATCGCCATCAACCTGCGCTCGCGCCCGGGGGCCGACGGCACCGAGGAGGTCGACGACGAGCTGTTCGCCGCGACCCTGGTCAGCGAGGACGAGGACCTGTTCCTCGTCTCCCGCAAGGGCATGAGCGTGCGCTTCGAGGCGACCGACGAGAACCTGCGCCCCATGGGCCGGGCCACCTCCGGGGTCACGGGCATGAAGTTCCGCGGGGACGACGAGCTGCTGGCGATGGCGGTGGCCCGCGACGACCTGTACGTCTTCGTCGTCACCGAGCTCGGCTACGCCAAGCGCACCGCGATCGCGGAGTACCGCAAGCAGGGCCGCGGTGGGCTGGGGATCAAGGTCGCGAAGCTGACCGAGGAGCGCGGTGACCTCGTCGGCGCGCTGACGGTCGCCGACGACGACGAGGTGCTCGTGGTCATGCAGGCCGGCCGGGTCGTGCGCTCGCGCGTCGACGAGGTGCCGGCCAAGGGCCGCGACACCATGGGGGTCACCTTCGCCAAGCCGGAGAAGAGCGACCGGATCCTCGCGGTGGCCCGCAACGCCGAACGGGTGATCGACGAGGAGGTGGAGGCCGAGGAGGCCTCCGAGGCCACGACCGCCGGGGCGGACGACCCGCTCGCCGACGTCGCCGGCGGCGGGGACGACCAGGCCGCCGCCGAGGGTGCCGACGAGGCGCCGATCGGTGGAGTCCCTGTGCAGAACCTCGGGGACGACCCTGTGGTGGGGGCGGGCGATGGCGTACCGTCGAGCGAGGCTCCGACGGGCGAGCCCGACTCCGGAGGTGACGAGTGA
- a CDS encoding DUF3566 domain-containing protein, with protein sequence MTPAERATASSAQAAAQAGQTAGQTARSTAEAGRAAAGGPQARPRNGVDAVPRRVRLTLARVDPWSVTKLSFLLSVAVGIALVVATAVIWSVLDGMGVFTDLNGLLKDVVGQEVDFDLLDYVGFGKVISLATVIAVVDVVLLTALSTIVAFLYNVSSALVGGLHVTLSDD encoded by the coding sequence GTGACCCCCGCCGAACGCGCGACGGCTTCGTCCGCACAGGCAGCGGCCCAGGCAGGCCAGACGGCCGGCCAGACGGCCCGCTCCACGGCTGAGGCGGGCCGGGCGGCGGCCGGCGGGCCGCAGGCGCGACCGCGCAACGGCGTCGACGCGGTGCCCCGGCGGGTGCGGCTGACGCTCGCGCGCGTCGACCCGTGGTCGGTGACGAAGCTGTCGTTCCTGCTGTCGGTGGCCGTGGGCATCGCCCTCGTGGTGGCGACGGCGGTCATCTGGAGCGTCCTGGACGGCATGGGCGTCTTCACCGACCTCAACGGCCTGCTCAAGGACGTCGTGGGCCAGGAGGTCGACTTCGACCTGCTCGACTACGTCGGCTTCGGGAAGGTCATCTCGTTGGCGACCGTCATCGCCGTGGTGGACGTCGTGCTCCTCACGGCGCTGTCGACGATCGTGGCGTTCCTCTACAACGTGTCCTCCGCCCTCGTGGGCGGGCTGCACGTCACGCTGTCCGACGACTGA